GCCCAGCGCCTTCTGGCGCTCGAACACGGCCTTGCGGTACTCGTCCCAGCCCATGTCGAAACGGCCCTTGTACTTGTCGATCCACTGCTTCTCCACGTGATGCGGGGCATGGCCCGCGCCGGTCGCGTAGTAGAGGAAGAATGGCTTGTCCGGCGCGTTGACCTTCGCGTCCTTGATGAATTCTATCGCCCGGTCGGCAAGGTCGATGTTGAGGTGATAGCCCTCCTCCGGCTTGGCCGGGGGCGTGACCGGGTGATTGTCATGGGTCAGGTCCGGGTGCCACTGGTCGGTGTCCCCGCCAAGGAAGCCGTAGTAGCGCTCGAAGCCGCGGCCCAGAGGCCAGCGGTGGAAGGGGCCGGCCGTGGTGGTCTCCTCCGGCGGAGTGAGGTGCCACTTGCCCGCGGCAAAAGTGTTGTAGCCGTGCTCCAGGAGCATTTCGGAGAGGAAACCATGTTCGAATCCCATGTAGCCGTTGTGGGCCGGGTAGCCGAGGGAGAGCTCGGTTATGGCCGAGAGGCCCAGGGTGTGGTGGTTGCGGCCGGTGAGCAGACAACCCCTGGTGGGGGAGCACAGGGCCGTGGTCTGGAAATTCGCGTAGCGCAGCCCCTGTCCCGCAAGCCGGTCCAGGGTCGGGGTCTCGCAGAACCCGCCATAAGCCGACATCTGGCCGAAGCCTACGTCATCCCAGACGAAGAAGATGATATTCGGCGACTGTTCCCGCGCCCGCGTGGGCTGCGGCCAGGCAGGCTCGGACTCGTCCAGCGTGCGCCCGATGCGGCCCGGGAAGTGACTGCCCGGCTCATACTCTTTGAGTTTCGTCATGGAGCCCTCCTGCTGAGCTTGGTGGTGAACCCCCTGTGTTCCCGTGATGTCTTTCCCGAATGCGCCTGAGCAGGAAGCCTGCCATCTGGAAGCAGCCGCCCTCACGGAAGAAAAGTTAAATGGCTCACGTACCTTACAGGTTGGCGATTCAGTTTCTCGATTCCTCCACGGGTGCCGGTGGTGGGGAAATGAAGTCAGAATGACGAAGTGGTGAACGGTCTGGCCAGGGAGCAGATAATAACGTCACCGATATGGAATTGCGCTTCGGGCTGCAGTAGCATCCTTCGGGGTGCATCAGGAGGGTGAGACGGCTTCCGCTATGGAGGCGGCATGAAACCTGTGCGTCCCCCGGGAAATGACCCGGCCGTGTGCCGGCGAGGTCCGAACGAGTGGCGAGGCGTCGAGCATCTGCTCACCGATCTGGCGACCAGGCTGCTGCGCGCGCCGCCGGCCGGCATTGAGCGGACTGCGGCCTGGGCCTGCCGAACCCTGCTCGAGTTCTTCGAGCTCGACCGGTTCGGGTTGCTGGTGCTGCAGCGCAATCGCGGCAGCGTGCAGATCGTCCTTTCCTGCCAGGCAGAGGGCGTCCCGCCCATTCCCCAGCATGTCGATATCGCGGTCCGCTATCCCTGGCTGACCCGCGGCATCCTCTCCGGCAAGGCCCTGGGGCTGAATGCGAGAGACCTTCCCCTTGAGGCGGCCATGGACAGGCGCTCCTGCGAGGAGCTCGGTATCCTGAGCCTGTTCGTCATTCCCCTGCTCACGGGCCAGGACGAGGAGTACATCCTGGCCGGCAACTCGGTGCGCCACGAGCGGGACTGGCCACGGGAGCTCCTCTCGAGGCTCCAGCTTGCCGGTGAAATGATCGTCAGCGCTCTGCGCCGCAAACGGCTGGAGGAGGATTTCACGCGACGCGCCAAGGAGTTCCCGCAGCTCAGGAGATCCGTCGCGCAGGAGGGCTCCGCGTCCAGGCAGGGGCTTCTTCACCGGCATGCTCATGTCGAAATCGTGGGCCAGAGCCAGGCCATTCGGCGCGTCCTGGAGCAGGTGGAGCAGGTTGCCGCCACGGACGCCACGGTGCTCATCCTGGGCGAGACCGGCACGGGCAAGGAGCTTGTGGCCAAGGCCATCCACCGCCTGAGCCAGAGAAGCGGAAGGCCGCTCGTCACGGTCAACTGCGCGTCGCTGCCCCCGGCGCTTATCGAAAGCGAACTCTTCGGGCGCGAGAAGGGCGCCTACACGGGTGCGCTCACGCGCATGGTCGGCCGTTTCGAGTTGGCCAACGGCGGGACCCTGTTCCTCGACGAGATCGGGGAGTTGCCGCGCGAACTCCAGTCCAAGCTGCTCAGGGTGCTCGAAACCGGGCTCTTCGAGCGGCTCGGCTCCTCCGCGACCCAGCGCACGGACGTGCGCATTCTGGCCGCCACGAACCTGGATCTCGCCCTGGCCGTGACGAAAGGGGCGTTTCGCAGCGACCTCTTCTACCGCCTGAGCGTTTTCCCCATCCACCTTCCCCCGCTCAGGGAGCGTCCCGAGGACATTCCTCTGCTGGTCTGGCATTTCGTGAAGGGCTTCGAATCGAGCATGGGCAAGCGTATCACGGACATAACGGACGAATCATTGAAGCGTCTCGCGGGATATCCTTGGCCTGGCAACGTGCGCGAGCTGCGCAATATCATTGAGCGAGCCATGATCACCACCCGCGGGGCGCTCCTGTGCATCGCGCCTGCCGGACCGGCCAGCCAGGCGCCATCCGCTTCCTGGCGCCTGGACGACCTGGAGCGGGAGACCCTGCTCCGCGCGCTCGAGGGCACGGGCTGGCGCATCGCCGGCTCAGGCGGCGCCGCCGCGGCGCTCGGCATGAAGCGCACGACTCTGCATTCCAAGATGAAGCGTTTCGGCATCATGAGGCCCTCCAACCGCTGAAGGCGAGAGCTCGCCAAGCGGCCCGTTCGTCATTCTGACGAGCCGTTTCGGCACTTTTACCCCTGGCTGCCGGCTCGGCGAGCCACATAAGCGAACCTCGACAGAGACTTGCGAATGCCATCCTGCCTGGCGGGAGTTGGCAGCATTCCTGCTCTTTGACGAGCGTCTGGGCAGCGGCCACGCCTGCGCTCCCAGACGACAGGAGAGACGGTATGGCCATTGTCCGGGCATCCCTGCGCATGGAGCTCTCGCCGCACCAGCTGGCAGAGGTCCTGGATGTCCTGAGCCCCCTTGTCTCGCGGACCCTGGCCGCTCCGGGATGCCTCGAATGCCGCCTGTCCAGGGATCTCACGGATGGCAGCGTCCTCTTCGAGGAATGGTGGGCCAGGGAGGAGGATTTCCACGAGCGTGTCCTGTCGGGGGATTTCCGGACGGTTCTCCTGACCATGGACATGGCTGCCAAGGAGCCGGAATTCAGGTTCTGCCTCATAGCGGAGATCAAGGGCCTGAAGGATCTCGCCCGGCTGCTCGGGCAGGAGGAGTGATGCCGCATCC
The window above is part of the Desulfocurvibacter africanus subsp. africanus DSM 2603 genome. Proteins encoded here:
- a CDS encoding putative quinol monooxygenase — protein: MAIVRASLRMELSPHQLAEVLDVLSPLVSRTLAAPGCLECRLSRDLTDGSVLFEEWWAREEDFHERVLSGDFRTVLLTMDMAAKEPEFRFCLIAEIKGLKDLARLLGQEE
- a CDS encoding sigma-54 interaction domain-containing protein, translated to MKPVRPPGNDPAVCRRGPNEWRGVEHLLTDLATRLLRAPPAGIERTAAWACRTLLEFFELDRFGLLVLQRNRGSVQIVLSCQAEGVPPIPQHVDIAVRYPWLTRGILSGKALGLNARDLPLEAAMDRRSCEELGILSLFVIPLLTGQDEEYILAGNSVRHERDWPRELLSRLQLAGEMIVSALRRKRLEEDFTRRAKEFPQLRRSVAQEGSASRQGLLHRHAHVEIVGQSQAIRRVLEQVEQVAATDATVLILGETGTGKELVAKAIHRLSQRSGRPLVTVNCASLPPALIESELFGREKGAYTGALTRMVGRFELANGGTLFLDEIGELPRELQSKLLRVLETGLFERLGSSATQRTDVRILAATNLDLALAVTKGAFRSDLFYRLSVFPIHLPPLRERPEDIPLLVWHFVKGFESSMGKRITDITDESLKRLAGYPWPGNVRELRNIIERAMITTRGALLCIAPAGPASQAPSASWRLDDLERETLLRALEGTGWRIAGSGGAAAALGMKRTTLHSKMKRFGIMRPSNR